The region ATGTTAAAGATTTATTAAAGTAATCTCCATTTTTTGAATATAGGTCAAATTATGGTTAAATTTGGATTAATAACATTAAAAATAAAATTATGTCATTTGAATTACCAAAACTAGGATATGCTTACGATGCATTAGAGCCAACTATCGATGCAAGAACTATGGAGATCCACCATACTAAGCACCACCAAGCGTATATCGACAATTTAAATAATGCAATCAAAGGGACTGATCTAGAAGGGAAAACTATAGAAGAAATCTGTCAGATCGGAACTGATAAACCAGCGGTAAGAAACAATGGTGGAGGTCACTTCAATCACTCTTTATTCTGGGAAATCTTAACTCCAGGTGGAAGTAATGAGCCTGTAGGAAATGTAAAAGCTGCTATCGAAGCTTATGGAGGGTTAGAAAAATTCAAAACTGATTTTTCTGATGCTGCTAAAACAAGATTCGGTTCAGGATGGGCTTGGTTAGTAAAAAATGCTGACGGTTCAGTTTCTGTTTCTTCTACTCCAAATCAAGACAATCCTTTAATGCCTGTTGCAGACGTAAAAGGAACACCTGTTTTAGGACTTGATGTTTGGGAGCATGCTTATTACTTAAACTATCAAAACAGAAGACCTGATTATGTAGCAGCGTTTTTCTCTGTTGTAAACTGGGATAGAGTTGAGGAATTATTTAACAAATAATTACTTACTGTTTATAAAATAAAAGGTTCAGAAATATTCTGAACCTTTTTTGTTATCTAATGACATCAGCTCCGGAAAGCCCGTTCATACGAAGTTTGTATTTCCAGCTGACATAAGCAAAAACCTGGTAGAATTTATATTCGAATTTAATTCCATAATTTTCTTTCGGATCGTAGTCAATAGACGATTCAATAATATTTCTGTATTTTCCTGAATAGTAATAAGAATTCCATTCATTAACTAGAAAAGTATTTTTTGTTTTTAAATAAGATTCTGAATATTGGCTTATCGGTTTTGCAACTGCATTTAAAAAATAGTCAAATTGAGTGTCTAATACAGTCAGATCCCATTCTCCATCTTCATTTTTTGAAGGTTTCATCTCAGATTTTTATTTATTATTTCTAGCTTCAGTCTGTGCAATACAACTGAAAGGAAAAAGTGAAATAATTATAATTAAAACTATATTTTTCATACATATAAATTTACATAAAAAAAGCACTCAAAATGAGTGCTTATCTGTATTTATTTTTTTATATATTCTTTCTGAACTATTGATACTGCTGGAAAGTGATCACTATATCCTCCGGTAAATCTATCTCCGTCCCAAGAACGTAAAGGATAACCTTTCCATTGTCCTTCTTTATTTATTAAATAAGGCGGAGCGTAAATTTCTGCTTTATAAATAGAATAAGTTGGAGTTATTTTTTCTGTAGAATATAAGTTTTTAGAAACAATAATCTGATCAAATAAGTTAGGAGCATCTCTATAAGCAAGAGAAGCAACTCCCGCTTTATATAATTTATACATTAAATTATAGTAAGGATATTTATCAGAAAGTTCACTAGGATCTCCTACTGCATTTAAATATTTTTTTAAACTCGGGCTTACAGGGTCATCATTGTAATCTCCCATTGAGAATAATTTGATTCCAGGATTTTCTGCTGTTACTCTATCCATTTCATTTTTTAAAGTAGTTGCTGCAGCATTTCTTTTAGCCTGAGATATAGCTTCTCCTCCTCTTCTGGATGGCCAGTGATTCATAAAGATCCCAACTTTTTCTCCATCCAATAATCCGATAGCTACTACAATATCTCTGGTATATTCTCTTTTTCCGTCTTCATCAAAAATTTTGATTTCTTTTTTATAAGAATTCTGTAAGGAAAATCTTG is a window of Candidatus Chryseobacterium colombiense DNA encoding:
- a CDS encoding superoxide dismutase; this encodes MSFELPKLGYAYDALEPTIDARTMEIHHTKHHQAYIDNLNNAIKGTDLEGKTIEEICQIGTDKPAVRNNGGGHFNHSLFWEILTPGGSNEPVGNVKAAIEAYGGLEKFKTDFSDAAKTRFGSGWAWLVKNADGSVSVSSTPNQDNPLMPVADVKGTPVLGLDVWEHAYYLNYQNRRPDYVAAFFSVVNWDRVEELFNK
- a CDS encoding DUF6146 family protein, coding for MKPSKNEDGEWDLTVLDTQFDYFLNAVAKPISQYSESYLKTKNTFLVNEWNSYYYSGKYRNIIESSIDYDPKENYGIKFEYKFYQVFAYVSWKYKLRMNGLSGADVIR
- a CDS encoding endonuclease, which produces MKKYLIAIVVFCFGFTFSQQKQVKRAAIGFLNVENLWDTIPSADYINGTLAVSNPAFHRSVPLDSLKFLETTEDYKGEWSDDLLIGKKVIRKQVLADDFTPNSPKRWGTKFYNQKIANEAKVISELGRQYTNDNPAICGLIEVENRQVVEDLIKQPALARSNYGIVHFNSYDARGIDVAIIYQKARFSLQNSYKKEIKIFDEDGKREYTRDIVVAIGLLDGEKVGIFMNHWPSRRGGEAISQAKRNAAATTLKNEMDRVTAENPGIKLFSMGDYNDDPVSPSLKKYLNAVGDPSELSDKYPYYNLMYKLYKAGVASLAYRDAPNLFDQIIVSKNLYSTEKITPTYSIYKAEIYAPPYLINKEGQWKGYPLRSWDGDRFTGGYSDHFPAVSIVQKEYIKK